One Phycisphaerae bacterium RAS2 DNA window includes the following coding sequences:
- the pheA gene encoding P-protein, producing the protein MATLDELRQRIDELDVQLVKLLNERAAVAVEIGLVKRASGVAVFAPEREREVLQRVAALSKGPLTRAAMATIYKELMSASFALQRAPRVGCLGPAGSFSHEAALGRFGSSVEYEPRVDIRGVVEDVANGRLDYGVVPVENSTGGAVLDTLDAFTNYDVRICSEMTRAIRHNLLANCRQDEITVVYSKPEAFSQCQRWLSETGLSKKISPAPSTSKAAEMAAQQPHAAAIGSALAAKLYGLKILAPNIQDNPNNATRFLVLGGDGPRPTGNDRTSLLFITAHQAGALVNVLLVFQKAGINMTMITSRPHAAGESQYCFFTDIDGHADDAPIKSAIETARTHCAVLRVLGSYPKSTEIMTE; encoded by the coding sequence ATGGCCACGCTTGATGAACTGCGACAACGCATCGATGAGCTGGATGTGCAGCTCGTGAAGCTGCTCAATGAGCGCGCGGCCGTCGCGGTTGAGATCGGCCTTGTCAAACGCGCCTCCGGCGTCGCCGTCTTTGCTCCCGAACGCGAACGCGAGGTGCTTCAGCGCGTCGCCGCGCTCTCGAAGGGGCCGTTAACCCGCGCGGCGATGGCGACCATCTACAAGGAACTCATGTCCGCATCGTTTGCCCTGCAGCGCGCCCCGCGCGTTGGCTGCCTCGGACCCGCCGGTTCGTTTTCGCACGAAGCCGCCCTGGGCCGCTTCGGCTCATCAGTGGAATACGAGCCTCGCGTCGACATTCGCGGCGTCGTCGAGGACGTGGCCAACGGGCGACTCGATTACGGTGTCGTGCCCGTTGAAAATTCCACCGGCGGAGCGGTGCTGGACACCCTCGACGCCTTCACCAACTACGATGTCCGCATTTGCAGCGAAATGACCCGCGCCATCCGCCACAATCTGCTCGCCAACTGCCGGCAGGATGAAATCACCGTCGTGTACTCCAAGCCCGAGGCCTTTTCCCAATGCCAGCGCTGGCTAAGCGAAACAGGCCTCTCGAAGAAAATCTCCCCCGCGCCCAGCACGAGCAAGGCCGCCGAGATGGCCGCCCAGCAGCCCCACGCCGCCGCCATCGGCAGCGCCTTGGCCGCCAAGCTCTATGGCCTGAAAATCCTTGCGCCGAACATTCAGGACAACCCCAACAACGCGACACGCTTCCTCGTCCTCGGCGGCGACGGCCCCCGCCCCACCGGAAACGACCGCACCAGCCTGCTTTTCATCACTGCTCACCAGGCCGGCGCGCTGGTCAATGTCCTGCTCGTTTTTCAGAAGGCCGGCATCAACATGACGATGATTACCTCACGCCCGCATGCCGCCGGCGAGTCTCAATACTGCTTTTTCACAGACATCGACGGACACGCGGACGACGCGCCGATCAAATCGGCGATCGAAACCGCACGCACGCACTGCGCTGTCTTGCGCGTCCTTGGCTCATATCCCAAGTCCACCGAGATCATGACGGAGTAA
- the slcC gene encoding (S)-sulfolactate dehydrogenase: MPGSKQFHVVVAEPFDSRALARLEEIARVTILEDSAPETLISAMADADALCVRGKAHVTARVINAGDRLKVIARASPTVDHIDLRAASRRNIHVVYAPHVAVASTAEFTLGLILALHRRIPFLDRAVRDGEFESLRVPAGRELAHMTLGLLGLDPVAQRLGRMVAAALEMPIIYHDPAGGTPTDFSGRAVTLDELLAESDVMSLHLGLSNDTRGIINAQTLAKLKSTALLVNTARGPLVDSAALAQALRRKLIGGAALDVFDLEPLPADHPLRRVPNCILTPHVAGATLDASSERFTVAEDVVRVLLGQPPAYPVALPDG, encoded by the coding sequence ATGCCGGGAAGCAAGCAGTTTCATGTCGTCGTTGCCGAGCCGTTCGACTCCAGGGCCCTCGCGCGCCTGGAGGAAATTGCCCGGGTCACGATCCTGGAAGACTCTGCACCGGAAACGCTCATCAGCGCGATGGCCGATGCCGATGCGCTCTGCGTCCGGGGGAAGGCGCATGTCACCGCGCGCGTGATCAACGCCGGCGACCGTCTCAAGGTCATCGCCCGCGCCAGCCCCACGGTGGATCACATCGACCTTCGCGCCGCCAGCCGCAGGAATATCCACGTTGTGTACGCGCCGCATGTGGCCGTCGCCTCGACGGCGGAATTCACTCTGGGTCTGATTCTGGCTCTTCACCGGCGCATTCCGTTCCTCGATCGCGCGGTGCGTGATGGCGAATTCGAATCGCTTCGCGTGCCTGCCGGCCGCGAACTGGCCCATATGACCCTGGGCTTGCTGGGTCTGGACCCGGTCGCCCAGCGGCTGGGGCGGATGGTCGCCGCCGCGTTAGAGATGCCGATCATTTATCACGATCCGGCCGGCGGGACGCCGACGGATTTCTCGGGCCGCGCCGTGACTCTCGACGAGTTGCTCGCCGAGAGCGACGTCATGAGTCTGCACCTGGGTCTGTCGAACGACACGCGCGGCATCATCAACGCCCAAACGCTGGCTAAACTCAAATCCACCGCGCTGCTCGTAAACACCGCACGCGGTCCGCTGGTCGACAGCGCTGCCCTGGCGCAGGCGCTTCGCCGCAAGTTGATCGGTGGCGCGGCGCTGGACGTATTCGACCTGGAACCGCTCCCGGCCGATCACCCGCTTCGCCGCGTGCCCAACTGCATCCTCACGCCGCACGTCGCCGGGGCTACGCTCGACGCCAGCAGCGAGCGGTTTACTGTCGCGGAGGATGTCGTGCGCGTGCTCTTGGGCCAGCCGCCGGCCTATCCCGTCGCGCTTCCGGATGGGTGA
- the gapA gene encoding Glyceraldehyde-3-phosphate dehydrogenase, which translates to MAAVKVGINGFGRIGRMVARAMAMRPKEFEIVAINDVGPPAKIHAHLFKYDTVHGKWQGEVGHTDNSLIVDGRSIRVCGEKDPTKLPWKELGATVVIEATGVFTGKRDAAKGKAGYDDHITAGAKKVILSAPSKDAIDATVVLGVNDETLKPEHTFVSNGSCTTNCLAPLVKVLADNPAVFGENITGMMTTVHAYTNDQRILDQVHGDDLLRARAAAMNIIPSSTGAAKAIGLVVPKKTIQLDGFALRVPVMDGSVVDLTVSLDKEVDVDTVNGIFKKAAAEPKFKGILQYSDEPIVSSDIINNPHSSIFDSTRTMTVPKGKGKMLKLMSWYDNEWGFSNRVCDLAVRLAAM; encoded by the coding sequence ATGGCAGCGGTGAAGGTCGGCATCAATGGCTTTGGTCGAATCGGTCGCATGGTCGCCCGCGCGATGGCGATGCGCCCGAAGGAGTTTGAAATCGTCGCGATCAACGACGTCGGCCCGCCGGCGAAGATTCACGCACACCTCTTCAAGTACGACACCGTCCATGGCAAGTGGCAGGGTGAAGTCGGTCATACCGATAATTCGCTCATTGTCGACGGCCGCTCCATTCGCGTCTGCGGCGAGAAGGACCCGACCAAGCTGCCGTGGAAGGAACTCGGTGCGACGGTCGTCATCGAGGCAACGGGCGTCTTCACCGGCAAGCGCGACGCCGCCAAGGGCAAGGCCGGTTACGACGATCACATCACGGCCGGCGCAAAAAAGGTCATTCTCTCAGCGCCGTCGAAGGATGCGATCGACGCGACCGTCGTCCTCGGTGTGAACGATGAGACGCTCAAGCCCGAGCATACGTTTGTCAGCAACGGAAGCTGCACGACAAACTGCCTCGCGCCGCTCGTGAAGGTGCTGGCCGACAACCCCGCCGTCTTCGGCGAGAACATCACCGGCATGATGACGACAGTCCACGCCTACACCAACGATCAGCGCATCCTCGATCAAGTCCACGGCGACGATCTGCTTCGCGCCCGCGCGGCCGCGATGAACATCATTCCGTCGTCCACCGGCGCGGCCAAAGCCATCGGGCTGGTCGTCCCCAAGAAGACGATTCAACTCGACGGCTTTGCTTTGCGCGTGCCGGTCATGGACGGCAGCGTCGTCGATCTGACCGTCTCGCTGGATAAGGAAGTGGACGTGGATACGGTCAACGGCATCTTTAAGAAGGCCGCCGCCGAGCCGAAGTTCAAGGGCATCCTTCAGTATTCGGACGAGCCGATTGTTTCGAGCGACATCATCAATAACCCGCACAGCTCGATCTTCGATTCGACTCGGACGATGACCGTCCCCAAGGGCAAAGGCAAGATGCTTAAGCTCATGAGCTGGTACGATAACGAATGGGGTTTCTCCAACCGCGTGTGCGATCTCGCTGTGCGCCTCGCGGCCATGTGA
- a CDS encoding Alpha/beta hydrolase family protein, protein MKRYLAFTRCSPSWTKCLHSGTARLLVALMMTLTGCLAGCGVQQPPSLPYEIWSPPEATDAELDRGLIILYPGLLSTTNEMITLYLVLRAVGIDRAIDIGVWGRFLEGIENINAYERNLEWSAAEAARIAEYVRAHPGRPVTLMGFSAGAAIAIWVAEALPDDVQVDRVILISSGVSPNYDLDAMLRRCRRGAVSFWSSLDVQGALAALVFGTMDRINEIPAGTLGFTMQRPDLVQIPYSPEMAVYGLTGNHYELMDNPLWIQDYVVPWVLYDDGPRASDTPQKHHAP, encoded by the coding sequence ATGAAGCGATACCTGGCCTTTACCCGCTGTTCCCCCTCCTGGACGAAATGCCTCCATTCAGGCACGGCTCGCCTTCTTGTCGCGTTGATGATGACTTTGACGGGGTGTTTGGCCGGCTGCGGCGTGCAGCAACCGCCATCGTTGCCTTACGAGATTTGGAGTCCGCCCGAGGCGACCGACGCGGAGTTGGACCGGGGCCTGATCATTCTCTACCCCGGCCTGTTAAGCACAACGAATGAGATGATCACGCTGTACCTCGTGTTGCGCGCGGTGGGGATTGATCGCGCGATCGACATTGGCGTGTGGGGGCGGTTTCTCGAAGGCATCGAGAACATCAACGCGTACGAGCGGAATCTGGAATGGTCGGCGGCCGAGGCAGCGCGCATCGCTGAATACGTCCGCGCGCATCCGGGGCGACCGGTGACGCTGATGGGTTTCTCGGCCGGCGCGGCAATTGCGATCTGGGTCGCGGAGGCGCTGCCCGATGACGTGCAGGTGGACCGCGTGATTCTCATCAGTTCCGGCGTATCGCCGAATTACGATCTCGACGCGATGCTGCGACGCTGTCGCCGTGGCGCGGTGAGTTTCTGGTCGTCACTGGACGTGCAGGGCGCGCTGGCGGCGCTTGTCTTCGGCACGATGGATCGCATCAACGAAATCCCCGCCGGTACGCTCGGTTTCACCATGCAGCGGCCGGACCTTGTGCAGATACCCTACAGCCCGGAGATGGCGGTCTATGGACTGACGGGCAATCACTACGAATTGATGGATAATCCGCTCTGGATTCAGGACTATGTCGTGCCGTGGGTGTTGTACGACGACGGCCCGCGAGCCTCCGACACGCCGCAGAAGCACCACGCGCCGTGA
- the ffh gene encoding Signal recognition particle protein encodes MFDALTDRFNDVFRRLRGRGRITEDNVREVMRDVRTALLEADVHLDVVKKFTQEVTEKAIGSEVIGTLHPEQVMVKIVHDELIGLMGPVDSRIPWVATPPTVIMMAGLQGSGKTTTCAKLAKYCQDRGKKPMLVAADLKRPAAIDQLEVLGQQLGVPVHAERDHQNPMKVCRNGVAAAQKQLLDVVILDTAGRLAIDDELMTELSNVANTVSPHQIYLVLDAMTGQDAVSTARHFNERLELDGVILTKFDSDTRGGAILSVKSIVQKPVKFIGVGEKLDRLEEFHPDRMASRILGMGDIVSLVEQTQRQVDVEEAARIEEKMKKGNLSLDDFIGQMEKVMSGRSLKDMLKMIPGVGSMMRDTEMQIDEGEITRMKAIVKSMTPKERTNPKLIDSSRRRRIARGSGTDTEDVSGLCKQFLQMRDMMKHMAGMSMMDRMKFGSQFAQMSMAGGKMPSLKAPSRPKYQPSKKDKRRDRKRKSR; translated from the coding sequence ATGTTTGACGCCCTGACCGATCGCTTTAACGACGTTTTCCGCCGCCTGCGCGGCCGCGGGCGAATCACCGAGGACAACGTGCGCGAGGTGATGCGCGACGTGCGCACGGCTCTGCTTGAGGCAGACGTTCACCTCGATGTCGTCAAGAAATTCACGCAGGAAGTCACCGAAAAAGCTATCGGTTCGGAAGTCATCGGGACACTGCACCCCGAACAGGTGATGGTGAAGATCGTCCACGACGAGTTGATCGGCCTCATGGGGCCGGTCGATTCTCGAATTCCGTGGGTCGCCACCCCGCCGACAGTCATCATGATGGCGGGCCTGCAAGGCTCGGGTAAGACGACGACCTGCGCCAAGCTTGCGAAATATTGCCAGGACCGCGGCAAGAAGCCGATGCTCGTCGCGGCGGACCTGAAACGCCCGGCGGCCATCGATCAGCTTGAAGTGCTCGGTCAGCAGTTGGGCGTGCCTGTCCACGCCGAGCGCGATCACCAGAACCCGATGAAAGTCTGCCGCAACGGTGTCGCCGCGGCGCAGAAGCAATTGCTTGACGTGGTCATTCTCGACACGGCCGGCCGGCTCGCCATCGACGACGAGTTGATGACCGAGCTGTCGAACGTCGCGAACACCGTCTCACCGCATCAGATCTATCTCGTGCTCGATGCCATGACCGGCCAGGACGCGGTCAGCACGGCCCGGCATTTCAACGAACGGCTGGAATTGGACGGCGTCATTCTCACGAAGTTCGACTCCGACACGCGCGGCGGCGCGATTCTGTCGGTCAAGAGCATCGTGCAGAAACCGGTGAAGTTCATCGGCGTCGGCGAAAAGCTCGACCGGCTGGAAGAGTTCCACCCGGATCGCATGGCCAGCCGCATCCTGGGCATGGGCGACATCGTCTCGCTCGTGGAGCAGACCCAGCGGCAGGTGGACGTCGAAGAAGCCGCCCGCATTGAAGAGAAGATGAAGAAGGGCAACCTTTCGCTGGACGATTTCATCGGCCAGATGGAAAAGGTGATGAGCGGCCGATCGCTGAAGGACATGCTGAAGATGATTCCCGGCGTGGGGAGCATGATGCGTGACACCGAGATGCAGATCGACGAGGGCGAGATCACGCGCATGAAGGCGATCGTGAAGTCGATGACGCCGAAGGAGCGGACCAATCCGAAACTGATCGACTCGTCGCGGCGGCGGCGGATCGCGCGCGGCAGCGGCACGGACACGGAAGACGTGAGCGGCCTGTGCAAGCAGTTTCTCCAGATGCGCGACATGATGAAGCACATGGCGGGCATGTCGATGATGGACCGGATGAAGTTCGGCTCGCAGTTCGCGCAAATGTCGATGGCCGGTGGGAAAATGCCGAGCCTCAAAGCGCCGAGCCGGCCGAAGTATCAGCCGAGCAAGAAGGACAAGCGGCGCGATCGGAAGCGGAAAAGTCGGTGA
- the pyrK gene encoding Dihydroorotate dehydrogenase B (NAD(+)), electron transfer subunit, which produces MEPASELRPAISDSTVTGFRIPCREHFELALSIAAFPSARPGQFVQVLCREPVQSLRDGQAMLRRPFSIGGLRRGAKGVEIDILGRVVGPGTAWLATRRPGDVVNLLGPLGRPFSIPTNGEISVLVAGGVGLPPIRWLAQTLVRAGMMPSFICGAQSRDLLAIGLACEPPVDGKMSECIKEFAGLGIPAAITTDDGSCGLRGRVTDALTRQLDASTGRAARVYACGPEPMLHAVASLCARRGVACEVAMERVMGCGMATCQSCVVPVREGASADGWRYALCCREGPVFDAATVIWS; this is translated from the coding sequence GTGGAACCCGCCTCCGAATTGCGACCCGCGATCAGTGATTCGACGGTTACCGGATTTCGCATTCCCTGTCGCGAACATTTCGAGCTTGCGTTGAGCATTGCGGCGTTTCCCTCCGCGAGGCCTGGGCAATTCGTTCAGGTTCTCTGCCGGGAGCCGGTCCAGTCGCTGCGAGATGGGCAGGCGATGCTTCGCCGGCCGTTCAGCATCGGCGGGCTTCGCCGGGGGGCGAAGGGCGTTGAAATAGACATTCTTGGAAGAGTCGTCGGCCCGGGGACGGCGTGGCTGGCGACGCGGCGGCCGGGCGACGTGGTAAATCTGCTGGGTCCGCTGGGACGCCCGTTTTCGATTCCTACAAATGGCGAAATATCAGTTCTCGTGGCGGGCGGCGTGGGACTGCCGCCGATCCGCTGGCTGGCCCAGACGCTGGTCCGCGCCGGCATGATGCCGTCGTTCATTTGCGGCGCCCAGTCGCGTGATCTGCTGGCGATCGGACTGGCTTGCGAGCCGCCGGTCGATGGGAAAATGAGCGAATGCATTAAGGAATTCGCCGGTTTGGGCATCCCGGCGGCGATCACGACCGACGACGGATCGTGTGGATTGCGAGGGCGCGTGACGGATGCGCTGACGCGCCAACTGGATGCCAGCACAGGGCGTGCAGCGCGGGTGTACGCATGCGGACCGGAGCCGATGTTGCACGCGGTGGCGTCGCTCTGCGCGCGGCGCGGTGTTGCGTGCGAGGTGGCGATGGAGCGCGTGATGGGCTGCGGCATGGCCACGTGTCAGTCGTGTGTTGTCCCGGTGCGCGAGGGCGCGAGCGCGGATGGCTGGCGGTACGCGCTCTGCTGCCGCGAGGGTCCGGTGTTCGACGCGGCGACGGTGATCTGGTCGTGA
- the gph_2 gene encoding Phosphoglycolate phosphatase produces the protein MHPTDSPPGTPPRACIFDLDGTLVDSLPDIHEALSHALRAMKLPPVTREQTRGWIGDGLPALCRRAVPQLDKSALEMFIEHARTHYAAHVVDETRPFPNIMQMLDLLKAKCVLCSVLTNKPHALAVESVRHLGLMPYFVDVVGYRSEEEKKPDPRAARRLAQSMGESPAYVALVGDSVADIRTARNAGMISVAVTWGYQNSDVLRAESPDFFLEDPLELPRRVQKK, from the coding sequence GTGCATCCGACCGACTCACCTCCCGGCACACCCCCACGCGCGTGCATTTTCGACCTCGACGGCACACTCGTGGACTCGTTACCCGACATTCACGAGGCGCTATCGCACGCGCTGCGCGCGATGAAATTGCCTCCCGTGACCCGCGAACAGACGCGCGGCTGGATCGGCGATGGATTGCCCGCGCTATGCCGCCGCGCGGTGCCGCAACTCGACAAATCCGCGCTGGAGATGTTCATTGAGCACGCGCGAACGCACTACGCGGCACATGTTGTCGACGAAACGAGGCCGTTTCCCAACATCATGCAAATGCTCGACTTACTGAAAGCTAAATGCGTGCTTTGTTCGGTCTTGACCAACAAACCGCATGCATTGGCCGTTGAATCCGTTCGCCACCTCGGTCTGATGCCGTACTTCGTTGACGTGGTCGGTTACCGGAGCGAAGAGGAGAAAAAACCCGACCCGCGCGCCGCGCGCCGGCTCGCGCAGAGCATGGGCGAGTCGCCGGCGTACGTCGCGCTCGTGGGGGATTCCGTCGCCGACATTCGCACGGCGCGAAACGCCGGAATGATTTCCGTCGCCGTGACCTGGGGATATCAAAATTCCGACGTGCTGCGCGCCGAATCACCCGATTTTTTTCTGGAAGACCCCCTCGAATTGCCTCGCCGGGTCCAAAAAAAATAA
- the wbpI_1 gene encoding UDP-2,3-diacetamido-2,3-dideoxy-D-glucuronate 2-epimerase, which translates to MLKVMCICGARPNFMKIAPLVEAFRATGQIAPILVHTGQHYDEKMSDLFFRDLGIPKPDVNLEVGSGSHAVQTAEIMRRFEPVLVEHKPDWVVVVGDVNSTIACGLVAVKLGVKLAHVEAGLRSFDRTMPEEINRILTDAISDLLLVSDPSGVENLRREGVPDEKVRFVGNVMIDTLLKNRARADQSTVLETYGLRPGCYAVVTLHRPSNVDDAKTLGGILDALATIARDMPIIFPMHPRTRKNIAAMGLEPKVARIAGFQTPEPLGYLDFLKLTAEAAIVLTDSGGVQEETTILDVPCLTLRENTERPSTITDGTNKLIGPSPSAILAGYHSQREAGRGSGRKPPLWDGRAAVRIADVFLELSKP; encoded by the coding sequence ATGTTGAAAGTCATGTGCATCTGTGGGGCGCGGCCGAACTTCATGAAGATCGCGCCGTTGGTGGAGGCGTTTCGAGCGACCGGCCAAATCGCGCCGATCCTCGTCCATACGGGCCAGCACTACGACGAAAAGATGAGCGACCTCTTCTTCCGCGATCTGGGAATTCCCAAGCCCGATGTGAACCTGGAGGTCGGGTCAGGCAGCCACGCCGTGCAAACGGCCGAGATCATGCGGCGATTCGAGCCGGTCCTGGTGGAACACAAGCCGGATTGGGTGGTCGTCGTAGGCGACGTGAACAGCACCATCGCCTGTGGGCTGGTGGCGGTGAAACTGGGAGTGAAGCTGGCGCACGTCGAGGCGGGGTTGCGGAGCTTCGACCGCACGATGCCGGAAGAAATCAACCGAATTCTGACGGACGCGATTTCCGATTTGCTGTTGGTGAGTGATCCGAGCGGCGTGGAAAACCTGCGACGCGAAGGCGTGCCCGATGAAAAGGTGCGTTTTGTCGGCAACGTGATGATCGACACGCTGCTGAAGAATCGTGCGCGGGCGGATCAATCGACGGTGCTTGAGACATACGGGCTGCGGCCCGGCTGCTACGCGGTGGTCACCCTGCACCGACCCAGCAACGTGGATGACGCGAAGACGCTGGGCGGGATTCTCGATGCGCTGGCGACGATCGCGCGCGACATGCCGATTATCTTTCCCATGCACCCGCGAACGCGAAAGAACATTGCGGCGATGGGCCTGGAGCCGAAGGTCGCGCGGATCGCGGGATTCCAGACGCCCGAGCCGCTGGGTTATCTTGATTTTCTCAAGCTGACGGCCGAGGCGGCGATTGTGCTCACGGATTCAGGAGGCGTGCAGGAAGAGACGACGATCCTTGACGTGCCGTGCCTGACTTTGCGAGAGAACACAGAGCGTCCTTCGACCATTACGGACGGCACAAACAAGCTCATCGGTCCATCGCCCAGCGCGATTCTTGCAGGGTATCATTCGCAGCGTGAAGCCGGTCGCGGATCGGGCCGCAAGCCGCCATTGTGGGACGGCCGAGCCGCCGTGCGAATCGCCGATGTGTTCCTGGAGTTGAGTAAGCCGTAA
- the gmd gene encoding GDP-mannose 4,6-dehydratase → MAKKALITGITGQDGSYLAELLLEKGYEVHGLIRRSSSFNTGRIDHLYRDPHDKNARLILHFGDLLDGSSLRRALTAVGPDEVYNLAAQSHVRVSFDQPVYTVETGAIGTLMLLEAIRDTNVPARFYQASSSEMFGASPPPQDEHTPFRPRSPYACGKVFSYWQVVNYREAYGLFACNGILFNHESPRRGETFVTRKITRAATRIKEGLQSKLYLGNLDARRDWGFAGDYVEAMWRMLQQNTPDDYVIATGQTFSVGEFAEAAFRHVGLDWSQFVEIDERYKRPTEVDALQGDPSKARRVLGWQPQVGFSDLVKMMIEHDWALAKEERVLAHHRETSRP, encoded by the coding sequence ATGGCCAAGAAGGCGCTGATCACGGGCATCACCGGGCAAGACGGCAGCTACCTCGCCGAATTGCTGTTGGAGAAGGGCTACGAAGTCCACGGGTTGATCCGGCGGTCGAGCAGCTTCAATACGGGCCGAATTGATCACCTCTACCGCGATCCGCACGACAAGAACGCGCGATTGATTCTTCATTTCGGCGATCTGCTGGACGGTTCCAGCTTGCGCCGGGCGTTGACAGCGGTCGGTCCGGACGAGGTTTATAACCTCGCGGCGCAATCGCATGTGCGGGTGAGTTTCGATCAGCCGGTTTATACGGTTGAGACTGGTGCAATCGGCACGCTGATGCTGCTCGAGGCAATACGCGATACAAACGTGCCGGCGAGGTTCTATCAGGCGTCGAGCAGTGAAATGTTCGGGGCGTCGCCTCCTCCGCAGGATGAGCATACGCCGTTTCGCCCCCGAAGCCCATACGCCTGCGGCAAGGTATTCAGCTACTGGCAGGTCGTGAACTATCGCGAGGCGTACGGCCTCTTCGCTTGCAACGGGATTCTGTTCAATCACGAAAGCCCGCGGCGAGGCGAGACGTTCGTCACGCGAAAAATCACGCGGGCAGCCACACGCATCAAGGAGGGCTTGCAAAGCAAGTTGTATCTCGGCAATCTCGACGCACGGCGCGACTGGGGATTCGCCGGCGATTACGTCGAGGCCATGTGGCGGATGTTGCAGCAGAACACGCCGGATGATTATGTGATCGCGACGGGGCAGACCTTCAGCGTGGGAGAGTTCGCCGAGGCTGCGTTCCGACACGTCGGGCTGGACTGGAGTCAATTTGTAGAGATTGACGAACGGTACAAGCGGCCGACCGAGGTGGATGCACTTCAAGGAGACCCGTCCAAAGCGCGGCGGGTTCTAGGCTGGCAACCCCAGGTTGGTTTTTCAGACCTGGTGAAGATGATGATTGAGCACGATTGGGCGCTGGCAAAGGAAGAGCGTGTGCTGGCACACCACCGAGAAACAAGCAGGCCATGA
- a CDS encoding Alpha-agarase precursor, with product MRKALTWVIAGLLGVAVSASQAQTLYTTGFDGSPFVNGNLSGQDGWVTTDSPETPFLGTVQGSFSFSPSRSVRINASQTIDSNWWWTPLNHSIHGSATVIQIECMIYVDRASGSASTLWGVDIYDGSLPLTRRVATIAIDTSNHLLVWDSVAFVDTGVIVPPNTWGLFRMNLNYAAGERNTSVYFNGARVAYRRAFGLGANDILADVDFYHVDAGGNDSAYFDNFVVRAMADGDGDGVPDSQDSCLNTAAGDPINATGCSTLDNDGDGVLNDADNCPDTPTCAIVNGAGCPFDSDGDSVMNGCDNCDNVPNGPGEDNQADADSDGRGDACDVCPFRRPGDTTGDGIVDGRDAQLFVRILTGGSGTPDETCACDVNEDTFVNEADIPALVTLLLNQ from the coding sequence ATGCGCAAAGCGCTGACATGGGTGATTGCCGGCCTTCTCGGCGTTGCGGTTTCAGCGAGCCAGGCCCAAACGCTCTACACAACCGGCTTTGATGGCTCGCCGTTTGTTAACGGAAACCTGTCCGGTCAGGATGGGTGGGTCACTACGGACTCGCCCGAGACTCCGTTTCTTGGCACCGTGCAGGGCAGCTTCAGCTTCAGCCCCAGTCGGTCCGTTCGAATCAACGCTTCCCAGACAATCGACTCAAACTGGTGGTGGACGCCGCTGAATCATTCGATTCACGGATCGGCGACGGTCATTCAGATCGAATGCATGATCTATGTGGATCGCGCATCGGGCAGCGCGAGCACGCTATGGGGGGTCGACATTTACGACGGCTCTCTGCCCCTCACGCGGCGAGTCGCCACCATCGCGATTGACACGTCAAATCATCTGTTGGTGTGGGATTCCGTGGCCTTTGTCGACACCGGAGTCATCGTGCCGCCCAATACGTGGGGCCTGTTCCGGATGAACCTCAACTACGCAGCCGGCGAGCGAAACACTTCAGTTTATTTCAATGGCGCCCGTGTCGCCTACCGGCGAGCCTTCGGTCTGGGTGCCAACGACATCCTCGCGGACGTCGACTTTTATCACGTCGACGCCGGTGGAAACGACAGTGCCTATTTCGACAATTTCGTGGTGCGCGCGATGGCGGATGGCGACGGCGACGGCGTGCCGGATAGCCAGGATTCCTGCCTGAACACAGCCGCCGGCGATCCCATTAACGCCACGGGCTGTTCCACGCTTGATAACGACGGCGACGGCGTGCTGAACGATGCGGACAACTGCCCCGACACACCGACTTGTGCCATCGTGAATGGTGCCGGCTGCCCGTTCGACTCCGACGGCGATTCCGTCATGAACGGGTGCGACAATTGCGACAATGTCCCCAATGGACCCGGCGAAGACAATCAAGCCGATGCCGACAGCGATGGCCGGGGCGACGCCTGCGATGTCTGCCCGTTCAGGCGGCCCGGCGACACCACCGGCGACGGGATCGTGGACGGCCGAGACGCCCAATTGTTCGTGCGAATCCTCACTGGCGGAAGCGGCACGCCTGACGAGACGTGCGCCTGCGACGTGAATGAAGATACGTTTGTCAACGAAGCGGACATCCCGGCGCTTGTGACACTGCTGCTCAATCAATAG